A genomic window from Pseudomonas leptonychotis includes:
- a CDS encoding AAA family ATPase, which yields MSENTPEQPESEIEPAAVTPETATETPAAAPVAAPAPAAPAAAAANPNAQRQRASQLAQALRAELQKALIGQTAVIDDVLSALIAGGHVLVEGVPGLGKTLLVRALARCFGGEFSRIQFTPDLMPSDVTGHAVYDLQSEQFKLRKGPVFTNLLLADEINRAPAKTQAALLEVMQERQVTLEGRALNVPLPFMVLATQNPIEQEGTYPLPEAELDRFMLKLRMDYPEQSEELNMVRQVARSSKADMLEVTPLRTLLQARDVLALQKIASDLPIDEQVLDYAVRIARATRTWPGLAIGAGPRASIALVRCGRARALLRGGDFVLPDDIKGCALAVLRHRVRLSPELDIEGLSVDQVLQQLLSQVPAPRL from the coding sequence ATGAGCGAAAACACGCCCGAACAGCCGGAAAGCGAAATCGAACCGGCTGCCGTAACCCCCGAGACCGCCACCGAAACACCGGCCGCGGCACCCGTTGCGGCACCAGCGCCAGCTGCCCCGGCAGCCGCTGCGGCCAATCCAAATGCTCAGCGTCAACGCGCCAGCCAGCTGGCTCAGGCGCTACGCGCTGAGTTGCAGAAAGCCCTGATCGGCCAGACGGCGGTGATTGACGACGTGCTTAGCGCGCTGATCGCCGGCGGCCACGTACTGGTCGAAGGCGTTCCCGGCCTCGGCAAGACCCTACTGGTTCGCGCTCTGGCGCGCTGTTTTGGCGGCGAGTTCTCACGCATCCAGTTCACCCCGGACCTGATGCCCAGCGACGTCACCGGTCACGCCGTATACGACCTGCAGAGCGAACAGTTCAAGCTGCGCAAAGGTCCGGTTTTTACCAACCTGCTGCTGGCGGACGAAATCAACCGCGCCCCGGCCAAGACTCAGGCCGCACTGCTGGAAGTCATGCAGGAGCGCCAGGTGACGCTTGAAGGCCGCGCCCTGAACGTGCCACTGCCCTTTATGGTGCTGGCCACGCAGAACCCGATCGAACAGGAAGGCACCTACCCGCTGCCGGAAGCCGAGCTCGACCGCTTTATGCTCAAGCTGCGCATGGACTACCCCGAGCAGAGCGAAGAGCTGAACATGGTCCGCCAGGTGGCGCGCTCCAGCAAAGCCGACATGCTCGAAGTAACCCCACTGCGCACCCTGCTGCAGGCCCGCGACGTACTGGCGCTGCAGAAAATAGCCAGCGACTTACCGATTGATGAGCAGGTGCTCGACTACGCCGTGCGCATTGCCCGCGCCACCCGCACCTGGCCGGGCCTGGCCATCGGCGCCGGGCCGCGCGCCTCGATTGCCCTGGTACGTTGCGGCCGCGCCCGCGCCCTACTGCGCGGCGGCGATTTCGTGCTGCCGGATGACATCAAAGGCTGCGCTCTGGCCGTGCTACGCCATCGCGTTCGCCTGTCACCGGAGCTGGATATCGAAGGCCTGTCGGTGGATCAGGTGCTGCAACAACTGCTCAGCCAGGTTCCGGCACCGCGCCTATGA